Proteins encoded in a region of the Streptomyces sp. NBC_00258 genome:
- a CDS encoding TetR family transcriptional regulator encodes MILETAMRLFQERGYEKTTMRAIATEAGVSVGNAYYYFAGKEHLIQGFYDRLAAEHRAAVREVLDQEKDLEARIAGVLKAWLDVATPYHEFAVQFFKNAADPDSPLSPFSAESEHARVEAIGVCREVLAGSKAKIPEELREVLPELLWLSQMGLVLYWVFDRTEGRERSYRLAERGARLTSLGVSLARFRVLRPLVREVHGLFTDFLPGMTNSAPDPAAPGGTTAS; translated from the coding sequence CTGATCCTGGAGACGGCGATGCGCCTGTTCCAGGAACGGGGCTACGAGAAGACGACCATGCGGGCCATCGCCACGGAGGCAGGGGTCTCCGTAGGCAACGCCTACTACTACTTCGCCGGCAAGGAGCACCTGATCCAGGGCTTCTACGACCGGCTCGCCGCCGAGCACCGGGCGGCGGTCCGCGAAGTCCTGGACCAGGAGAAGGATCTGGAGGCGCGGATCGCCGGGGTGCTGAAGGCGTGGCTGGACGTGGCGACGCCGTACCACGAGTTCGCGGTGCAGTTCTTCAAGAACGCGGCCGATCCGGACAGCCCGCTCAGCCCGTTCTCCGCCGAGTCGGAGCACGCGCGCGTGGAGGCCATCGGGGTCTGCCGCGAGGTGCTGGCGGGCTCCAAGGCGAAGATCCCGGAGGAACTGCGGGAGGTGCTCCCCGAGCTGCTGTGGCTCTCCCAGATGGGTCTCGTCCTGTACTGGGTCTTCGACCGCACGGAGGGCCGCGAGCGCAGCTACCGGCTCGCCGAACGAGGTGCCCGCCTCACGTCGCTCGGCGTCTCACTGGCCCGCTTCCGAGTGCTGCGGCCGCTGGTCCGCGAGGTGCACGGGCTGTTCACGGACTTCCTGCCGGGGATGACGAACTCTGCTCCTGATCCGGCGGCACCGGGGGGCACGACAGCTTCCTGA
- a CDS encoding ABC transporter substrate-binding protein, with product MGLRQRSKDVWRGSVPSDAGALVLDLCEELIDGYAQRRGPMPVVVLHAAGQDPEGRHDDGVRELVDLLHRAQKPRWLLCRSMDPPADRGHPPEPSDTPPEGGLRLDDQTYAATTALVKDVSEGVWENHNRSQYRPYRMPRSRLMAALDQVLDEMPESDRAPDPRAAVTRLTRRRWQPATRPEPDGFWRQLGTMLSPATVLGAAVVAALGVLAAKVDAWPLAAAVLAVLSVPAVGCLIRRRLPPLWLGSGCRWFATTTFPLMPGTTAPVWSLWHPRQSRATLEDRAVDVIRQMLTAVGPGDTGDGGDTGCGTSARESARQFCLQLRTLALLEDLRENHRPAWDLRHRKRTVPPLLLIPRATRANGALPFVRAISDVRSRRSEQDPLLVVAGVAHGDLAGLRERTLLPLPSPDAYRREPARLYEAWVARSLRTGQAPSLNAALPWILPVSLTGPLLRTNDANAPFNERSTYRVRRSPWLLWSRWTLAATCVFATTGAGVYYESLKDRYCIAPETVWNRDLVRTVDDQCVGVVTGRPLLEGSDPPLLDAGLGRRVGLKELQAAIKAENEALDEDRKHITLVFAGALTTKEHEPGDAVDVLRQLAGVYVAQHLVNNPEETNSDLQLRILIANGGPGMADQKTMATKIVEYARWDPSVVGVVGMGIHTPDSADAVRQLQQAGLAVIGTTNSATGLASTYRNYFGMAPTDQEEASLLVNSLGTAGKRTAVVLAPAEGEGPGSSSYGNDQAKYGTLALRAADFTLRRRVDYEVTGTSADMHEAAQRICGERIDIVYLAGRASHVSNLMRVLRDHTGCEKHPVTVLAGDDMEKKSFEDEDITFPDGGRLRYTSLTYDKHLRTTDLHRRAAAAFAYPLFEGRRLNDTRDAIDDGGFLALSHDAAMAFHTAAAEAGVPGNGRAPAVLAVLHTIEFTGKVGNISFRNADASNPELRGHGIGLHEVTRTPGDSTLRDVTLCGRAAGDSTALRKLSCPPVPPDQEQSSSSPAGSP from the coding sequence GTGGGACTGCGCCAGCGCAGCAAGGACGTGTGGCGGGGGTCGGTGCCGAGTGACGCCGGCGCGCTGGTCCTGGACCTGTGCGAGGAACTGATCGACGGCTACGCACAGCGCCGGGGCCCGATGCCGGTGGTGGTCCTGCACGCGGCCGGGCAGGACCCGGAGGGCCGGCACGACGACGGGGTGAGGGAACTCGTCGACCTGTTGCACCGGGCCCAGAAGCCCCGCTGGCTGCTGTGCCGCAGTATGGACCCGCCCGCGGACCGCGGTCACCCGCCGGAGCCCTCGGACACACCGCCGGAGGGCGGACTCCGCCTGGACGACCAGACGTACGCGGCGACGACCGCGTTGGTGAAGGACGTGTCCGAGGGGGTGTGGGAGAACCACAACCGCTCCCAGTACCGTCCGTACCGGATGCCGCGGTCCCGGCTGATGGCCGCGCTGGACCAGGTCCTGGACGAGATGCCGGAGAGCGACCGGGCCCCCGACCCGCGCGCGGCCGTGACCCGGCTGACGCGGCGGCGCTGGCAGCCGGCCACCCGGCCGGAACCGGACGGGTTCTGGCGGCAGTTGGGGACGATGCTGAGCCCGGCGACCGTGCTGGGCGCCGCGGTGGTCGCCGCCCTGGGCGTCCTGGCCGCCAAGGTGGACGCCTGGCCGCTGGCGGCCGCCGTGCTGGCGGTCCTGTCGGTGCCGGCGGTGGGCTGTCTGATCCGGCGCCGGCTGCCTCCGCTGTGGCTCGGGTCCGGCTGCCGTTGGTTCGCCACCACCACCTTCCCGCTGATGCCGGGCACCACGGCTCCGGTCTGGTCGCTGTGGCATCCCCGGCAGTCCCGCGCCACGCTGGAGGACCGCGCCGTCGACGTGATCCGCCAGATGCTCACCGCCGTCGGGCCCGGCGACACCGGGGACGGCGGGGACACCGGATGCGGGACCTCGGCCCGGGAGTCGGCCCGCCAGTTCTGCCTCCAACTGCGCACCCTCGCCCTGCTGGAGGACCTGCGGGAGAACCACCGCCCGGCCTGGGACCTCAGGCACCGCAAACGCACGGTCCCCCCGCTGCTGCTGATCCCACGGGCCACCCGGGCCAACGGAGCGCTGCCCTTCGTCCGGGCGATCAGCGACGTACGCAGCCGCCGCAGCGAGCAGGACCCGCTGCTGGTGGTCGCCGGCGTCGCCCACGGGGACCTGGCCGGCCTGCGCGAGCGCACCCTGCTCCCACTGCCGTCACCGGACGCCTACCGCCGCGAGCCGGCGAGGCTCTACGAGGCATGGGTGGCCCGCAGTCTGCGTACAGGTCAGGCACCGAGCCTGAACGCGGCGTTGCCCTGGATCCTGCCGGTGTCCCTGACGGGGCCCCTCCTGAGGACCAACGACGCGAACGCCCCGTTCAACGAACGCAGCACGTACCGCGTACGGCGCAGCCCCTGGCTGCTGTGGTCGCGGTGGACCCTGGCCGCGACGTGTGTCTTCGCCACGACCGGTGCCGGCGTCTACTACGAGAGCCTGAAGGACAGGTACTGCATCGCGCCGGAGACCGTCTGGAACCGTGACCTGGTGCGCACGGTCGACGACCAGTGCGTGGGGGTGGTCACCGGCCGGCCGCTGCTCGAAGGGTCCGATCCGCCGCTGCTCGACGCCGGCCTCGGCCGACGCGTCGGCCTGAAGGAGCTGCAGGCCGCGATCAAGGCCGAGAACGAGGCCCTCGACGAGGACAGGAAGCACATCACCCTGGTCTTCGCCGGTGCGCTCACCACCAAGGAACACGAACCGGGGGACGCGGTGGACGTTCTGCGCCAGCTGGCCGGCGTGTACGTGGCACAGCACCTTGTGAACAACCCCGAAGAGACCAACAGCGACCTGCAGCTGCGGATCCTGATCGCCAACGGTGGTCCGGGCATGGCGGACCAGAAGACCATGGCCACCAAGATCGTCGAGTACGCCCGCTGGGATCCCAGTGTCGTAGGTGTCGTCGGCATGGGCATCCACACGCCGGACAGCGCGGATGCCGTGCGGCAGCTCCAGCAGGCGGGCCTGGCGGTGATCGGCACCACCAACTCGGCCACGGGCCTGGCCTCGACGTACCGCAACTACTTCGGCATGGCCCCCACCGACCAGGAGGAGGCGTCGCTCCTCGTGAACTCCCTGGGAACGGCCGGGAAGCGAACGGCGGTGGTCCTGGCGCCCGCCGAGGGCGAGGGCCCGGGCAGCAGCTCCTACGGCAACGACCAGGCGAAGTACGGCACCTTGGCACTCCGGGCAGCCGACTTCACCCTGCGGCGGCGCGTCGACTACGAGGTCACCGGCACCAGCGCGGACATGCACGAGGCAGCCCAGAGGATCTGCGGCGAGCGGATCGACATCGTCTATCTGGCGGGCCGGGCGAGCCACGTCAGCAACCTCATGAGGGTGCTGAGGGACCACACGGGCTGCGAGAAGCACCCGGTCACCGTGCTGGCGGGGGACGACATGGAAAAGAAGTCGTTCGAGGACGAGGACATCACCTTTCCCGACGGAGGCCGGCTGCGCTACACCTCCCTGACGTACGACAAGCACCTCCGGACAACGGACCTCCACCGTCGCGCGGCGGCCGCGTTCGCCTACCCGCTCTTCGAGGGCCGGCGCCTGAACGACACCAGGGACGCCATCGACGACGGAGGCTTCCTCGCCCTGTCCCACGATGCGGCGATGGCGTTCCACACGGCCGCGGCGGAGGCCGGGGTTCCCGGCAACGGCCGCGCCCCCGCCGTGCTGGCCGTCCTGCATACGATCGAGTTCACGGGAAAGGTCGGGAACATCAGCTTCCGGAACGCGGACGCGTCGAACCCCGAACTGCGCGGCCACGGCATCGGGCTCCACGAGGTGACGCGGACGCCCGGGGACTCCACGCTCCGTGACGTGACCCTGTGCGGCCGTGCGGCCGGTGACTCCACGGCCCTCAGGAAGCTGTCGTGCCCCCCGGTGCCGCCGGATCAGGAGCAGAGTTCGTCATCCCCGGCAGGAAGTCCGTGA
- a CDS encoding MMPL family transporter, whose translation MARWCYRHRLVVLLLWVGALLGLGFAGSAAGTNYADTFTLPNTDSTRAYDLMEKAFPERSGDTDTVVWKVDDGSVRDDSVRSRIEPALEEIGRMKGVGDVSSPYAAQGATQISENGRIAYAQVTFTEQANGVPKELVQDVVDTSQDAERAGLQVELGGQAITRIQEPPTGIAEMVGIMAAAVVLFLAFGSLFAMLLPLVVAIAALGTGLMATSLLSHVTDVPEVAPLLGSLIGLGVGIDYALFIVTRHRRGILRGMKPEESAVTALNTSGRAVLFAGGTVCIALAGMLVMNMRFLDGVVVATSLTVVLSVLAATTLLPALLGMLGMRVLSRKQRRRLAETGPEPAEASGLAARWSMYVQKRPRSIAAGALVVMVILALPVLSIRLGATDQGNHKDSTTTRQAYDLLAEGFGPGFNGPLQVVVDGGDTDALVSTIRSTEGVAQVAAAPPSQGVTVIQVVPTTSPQSEKTDQLIDRLRDDVIPESGTEAHVGGVTAVFKDFAAVTGDRLPYFVAAIITLGFLLLMVAFRSLVVPLTAALMNLIAAAASFGVLVAIFQWGWGTGLLGLGKEGPITAFLPVIMLSLLFGLSMDYQVFLVSRMHEEWVHTKDNARAVRVGLAETSRVINCAALIMICVFSAFVLSGDMEGAMAGIGLAAAVALDAFILRTALVPAAMHLLGNSNWWLPAGLEKRLPHLAVEPREEEAAEPHARVPDADGGSTVVHGFVRTPDGAPVEGAALTLLSKGGRQLDRVTSLADGSYIVTVPSAGSYLLAVTAAEHPSRARHVMVGAEPLVYDVELAEDEVDAVN comes from the coding sequence TTGGCACGGTGGTGCTATCGGCACCGGCTGGTGGTCCTGTTGTTGTGGGTGGGGGCGCTGTTGGGGCTGGGCTTCGCGGGATCCGCCGCGGGCACGAACTACGCGGACACCTTCACCCTTCCGAACACGGACTCCACGCGCGCGTACGACCTGATGGAGAAGGCCTTCCCGGAGCGGTCGGGCGACACCGACACGGTGGTGTGGAAGGTCGACGACGGATCCGTACGGGACGATTCCGTACGCTCCCGGATCGAGCCCGCCCTTGAGGAGATCGGGCGCATGAAGGGCGTCGGCGACGTCAGCAGCCCGTACGCCGCCCAGGGAGCCACACAGATCAGTGAGAACGGGCGGATCGCCTACGCCCAGGTGACCTTCACCGAGCAGGCGAACGGTGTCCCCAAGGAGCTGGTCCAGGACGTCGTAGACACGTCACAGGACGCCGAACGAGCCGGCCTCCAGGTGGAGCTGGGCGGCCAGGCGATCACCCGGATCCAGGAACCGCCCACCGGTATCGCCGAGATGGTCGGCATCATGGCCGCGGCGGTCGTCCTCTTCCTCGCCTTCGGCTCGCTCTTCGCGATGCTGCTGCCGCTCGTCGTCGCGATCGCGGCCCTCGGCACCGGCCTGATGGCGACCTCACTGCTCAGCCATGTCACCGACGTGCCCGAAGTGGCCCCGCTGCTCGGCTCGTTGATCGGTCTCGGCGTGGGCATCGACTACGCGCTGTTCATCGTGACGCGGCACCGCCGGGGCATCCTGCGCGGCATGAAGCCCGAGGAGTCCGCCGTCACGGCCCTCAACACCTCGGGCCGCGCCGTGCTGTTCGCGGGCGGCACGGTGTGCATCGCGCTCGCCGGAATGCTCGTGATGAACATGCGTTTCCTGGACGGCGTGGTCGTCGCGACCTCGCTGACCGTCGTACTCAGCGTCCTCGCCGCGACCACTCTGCTGCCCGCGCTCCTCGGCATGCTCGGCATGCGCGTCCTCAGCCGCAAGCAGCGGCGCAGGCTCGCCGAGACGGGACCGGAGCCGGCCGAGGCGAGCGGCCTCGCGGCACGCTGGTCCATGTACGTGCAGAAGCGGCCGCGTTCGATCGCCGCCGGGGCACTGGTCGTGATGGTGATCCTCGCGCTGCCCGTCCTGTCGATCCGGCTCGGCGCCACCGACCAGGGCAACCACAAGGACTCGACGACGACGCGCCAGGCGTACGACCTGCTCGCCGAGGGCTTCGGGCCCGGCTTCAACGGCCCGCTCCAGGTGGTCGTGGACGGCGGTGACACGGACGCGCTGGTGTCGACCATCCGCTCGACCGAGGGCGTCGCCCAGGTCGCGGCCGCGCCGCCCTCCCAGGGCGTCACGGTGATCCAGGTCGTGCCCACCACGTCACCGCAGTCCGAGAAGACGGACCAGTTGATCGACCGGCTGCGGGACGACGTGATCCCGGAGTCCGGAACCGAGGCCCACGTGGGCGGAGTGACCGCCGTCTTCAAGGACTTCGCGGCCGTCACGGGGGACCGGCTGCCGTACTTCGTCGCGGCGATCATCACACTCGGCTTCCTGCTGCTGATGGTGGCCTTCCGCTCCCTGGTGGTGCCGCTGACGGCAGCCCTGATGAACCTGATCGCGGCCGCCGCGTCCTTCGGAGTGCTCGTCGCGATCTTCCAGTGGGGCTGGGGCACGGGACTCCTCGGCCTCGGCAAGGAGGGGCCGATCACCGCCTTCCTGCCGGTCATCATGCTGTCGCTGCTCTTCGGGCTCTCGATGGACTACCAGGTGTTCCTGGTGAGCCGCATGCACGAGGAATGGGTGCACACCAAGGACAACGCGCGGGCGGTCCGGGTCGGCCTAGCCGAGACCAGCCGGGTCATCAACTGCGCGGCCCTGATCATGATCTGCGTCTTCTCCGCGTTCGTCCTCAGCGGCGACATGGAGGGCGCGATGGCGGGCATCGGGCTCGCGGCGGCGGTCGCACTGGACGCGTTCATCCTGCGTACGGCGCTGGTGCCGGCCGCGATGCACCTCCTGGGGAACTCCAACTGGTGGCTGCCCGCCGGTCTGGAGAAGCGGCTGCCGCATCTGGCGGTCGAGCCCCGCGAGGAGGAGGCTGCCGAGCCCCACGCGCGCGTGCCCGACGCCGACGGCGGTTCGACCGTGGTCCACGGCTTCGTCCGCACCCCGGACGGCGCACCCGTCGAGGGCGCCGCGCTGACCCTGCTCTCCAAGGGCGGCCGTCAGCTCGACCGGGTGACGTCGCTGGCCGACGGCTCGTACATCGTCACGGTGCCCTCCGCGGGCTCGTACCTGCTGGCCGTGACGGCCGCCGAGCACCCCTCCCGCGCCCGGCACGTGATGGTCGGCGCCGAACCGCTGGTGTACGACGTGGAGCTGGCGGAGGACGAGGTGGACGCCGTGAACTGA
- a CDS encoding response regulator transcription factor: protein MTAHEGATVLVVEDEPSIADVLAIALRYHRFEVMTAGTVRQALTLAERTRPDAALLDVMLPDGDGRALGRELRAKQPDLALVFLTARDAPTEIVGALSFGDDYITKPFNIDEVIARITAVLRRTRPADVLPERPPLRYGDLELDETTYSVHRAGRSVELTPTEYALLRFLVRNGGRIVPKEQLLRHVWQYEHSAESTVVETYISYLRRKLDALGAPVITTRRGVGYGLA, encoded by the coding sequence ATGACCGCTCACGAGGGGGCGACCGTCCTGGTCGTCGAGGACGAACCGAGCATCGCGGACGTCCTGGCCATCGCTCTGCGCTACCACCGCTTCGAGGTGATGACGGCAGGGACCGTGCGCCAGGCGCTGACGCTGGCCGAGCGCACCCGCCCGGACGCCGCGCTCCTCGACGTGATGCTCCCGGACGGCGACGGCCGGGCGCTGGGCCGCGAACTGCGCGCGAAACAGCCCGACCTGGCCCTGGTGTTCCTCACCGCGAGGGACGCGCCCACCGAGATCGTCGGCGCGCTCTCCTTCGGCGACGACTACATCACCAAGCCGTTCAACATCGACGAGGTGATCGCCCGCATCACCGCGGTCCTGCGCCGCACCCGCCCGGCGGACGTCCTCCCCGAGCGCCCGCCCCTGCGCTACGGAGACCTGGAGCTGGACGAGACGACGTACTCGGTGCACCGCGCGGGCCGCTCGGTCGAACTCACCCCCACCGAGTACGCGCTCCTGCGCTTCCTCGTGCGCAACGGCGGCCGGATCGTCCCCAAGGAGCAGCTCCTGCGCCACGTCTGGCAGTACGAGCACTCGGCCGAGTCGACCGTCGTGGAGACGTACATCAGCTATCTGCGGCGCAAGCTCGACGCCCTCGGCGCCCCGGTGATCACGACACGCCGGGGCGTCGGATACGGGCTCGCATGA
- a CDS encoding sensor histidine kinase: MICRKHSRGIHSLRGKLTLANVALLALGIIVATAVSLMGMRYYLLDQVDSELLKTRDSLGSTQLTARQIDSMSALAFVREGKIPESQGPPNSDSLFALVDTTGHTLTIGTFEPTDNQRALAAAVDDPRSLTGDAEPRDVSVDGTPYRVIGISLTDGTTILLATSTDALHKGMAKALKLDLTFGVLLLALLAVLTMLSVSRRLRPLEDMVETSSAIAEGDLARRVPSSHHPTQEVEQLRLALNSMLHQVESAYRTRERSATQLRRFVADASHELRTPLSAIRGYLQLYDKGMLREPGERKRAWDRMTGEADRMARLVDELLTLARLDQQPELRFKNVDLSRLVRDAAEDLRAQQPERPVSVGADGALLIHADESGLRQILGNLVANVRTHTPVSVAVTLGLERVDGVVRLCVADEGPGLGEDDASRIFDRFFRAGGGAGSGLGMAIVQGVAVAHGGEVVVRTAPGEGLAVTVTLPAKACG; this comes from the coding sequence ATGATCTGCCGCAAGCACAGCCGTGGCATCCACTCGCTGCGTGGCAAGCTGACGCTGGCCAACGTGGCACTGCTGGCGCTCGGCATCATCGTGGCGACGGCGGTCAGCCTGATGGGCATGCGGTACTACCTGCTGGACCAGGTCGACTCGGAACTGCTCAAGACACGGGACTCGCTGGGGAGTACGCAGCTCACGGCGCGGCAGATCGACTCGATGAGCGCCCTGGCCTTCGTCCGCGAGGGGAAGATCCCCGAATCGCAGGGGCCGCCGAACTCGGACTCCCTCTTCGCCCTGGTCGACACCACCGGACACACCCTCACGATCGGCACCTTCGAACCGACGGACAACCAGCGGGCGCTGGCCGCGGCCGTGGACGACCCCCGGTCCCTCACCGGCGACGCCGAGCCACGGGACGTGAGCGTGGACGGCACCCCGTACCGGGTCATAGGCATCTCCCTCACGGACGGCACGACCATCCTGCTGGCCACCTCGACGGACGCCCTGCACAAGGGCATGGCCAAGGCCCTCAAGCTCGATCTGACCTTCGGTGTCCTGCTGTTGGCGCTGCTCGCCGTACTGACCATGCTCAGCGTGAGCCGTCGGCTGCGCCCCCTGGAGGACATGGTCGAGACGTCGTCGGCGATCGCCGAGGGGGATCTGGCCCGGCGGGTGCCCTCAAGCCATCACCCGACCCAGGAGGTCGAGCAGCTGCGGCTCGCCCTCAACTCGATGCTCCACCAGGTCGAGTCGGCGTATCGCACCCGTGAGCGGAGCGCCACGCAACTGCGCCGCTTCGTCGCGGACGCCTCCCACGAACTGCGTACGCCGCTGTCGGCGATCCGCGGCTACCTCCAGCTGTACGACAAGGGCATGCTGCGCGAGCCGGGCGAGCGCAAGCGGGCCTGGGACCGGATGACCGGTGAGGCCGACCGCATGGCCCGCCTGGTCGACGAGCTGCTCACCCTGGCCCGCCTCGACCAGCAGCCCGAACTGCGCTTCAAGAACGTCGACCTGAGCCGTCTCGTGCGCGACGCGGCCGAGGATCTTCGCGCCCAGCAGCCCGAGCGGCCGGTGTCCGTGGGCGCCGACGGGGCCCTGCTGATACACGCCGACGAGTCGGGCCTGCGTCAGATCCTGGGAAACCTCGTGGCGAACGTACGGACGCACACGCCCGTGTCTGTCGCGGTCACGCTCGGTCTGGAGCGGGTCGACGGGGTCGTCCGGCTCTGTGTCGCCGACGAGGGGCCCGGTCTCGGCGAGGATGACGCCTCCCGCATCTTCGACCGGTTCTTCCGGGCGGGTGGGGGTGCGGGCAGTGGGCTCGGCATGGCCATCGTTCAGGGGGTGGCCGTGGCCCATGGGGGTGAGGTGGTGGTGCGGACGGCTCCGGGGGAGGGGCTGGCGGTGACGGTCACGTTGCCTGCGAAGGCTTGTGGTTGA
- a CDS encoding ATP-binding protein encodes MLRRNSFRLPRHPASVGLARRRVRDHLSNWGHSAGEQAFEDVVLLVSELSTNAVRHGPLLEREFEVAVTVLADGSCLIEVSDESPVQPRLRVVGEYDEESGRGLTLVEHLTTAWGVWSRGRYGKTVWALVPAA; translated from the coding sequence GTGTTGAGACGCAACTCCTTCCGGCTGCCCCGGCATCCGGCTTCGGTCGGGCTCGCCCGGCGCCGGGTGCGCGACCACCTGTCGAACTGGGGGCACAGCGCGGGGGAGCAGGCGTTCGAGGACGTCGTGCTGCTCGTGTCCGAGCTGTCGACGAACGCCGTGCGCCACGGACCGCTGCTGGAGCGGGAGTTCGAGGTCGCCGTCACCGTGCTCGCGGACGGCTCCTGCCTCATCGAGGTCTCCGACGAGAGCCCCGTCCAGCCCCGCCTGCGGGTGGTCGGAGAGTACGACGAGGAGTCCGGCCGGGGCCTGACCCTGGTGGAACACCTCACGACTGCCTGGGGAGTATGGAGCCGCGGAAGATACGGCAAGACGGTCTGGGCACTGGTCCCGGCGGCATAG
- a CDS encoding ABC transporter substrate-binding protein, translating into MRSVRIRILAVVLVLVAVGVGGWQLLPTGGGGAITVGTTDAVTALDPAGAYDAGSWDLFSNVFQSLLTFEPGGADPVPDAARSCGFVGTGLTTYRCTLKEGLTFPSGHRMTAEDVKFSFDRVRSIDSAVGPASLFDTVGSVDASGLTVTFHLSSPDATFPFKVATGAGSIVDRTRYSGHSLRTDNGVDGTGPYTLKTYTKDQRAVLTPNSRYRGAAQSKGESAVVRYYATPGKLDAAWKAKKVDVVARTLPPKVLAGLSPSDPGHRVTEAAGAETRNLYLDVRAGSPLHDRRVRQALALLVDRDELAATTYQGTVDPLYSLIPAGITGHTASFFDAYPKPDPARAKALLAAAGVKAPVRFTYGYAKGRDAAGAEAAELKRQLERGGLFQVTLKGYEWTDFQKRYADGELDAYAVGWVADFPDPDNFTAPLVGTGGSMKNGYSSKDVDRRIQDSRQYADRSRTEEDFRVVQDDVARDVPLVPLWQRKEYVLSSEAVGGGQYLSDGTGVFRLWSLDRI; encoded by the coding sequence ATGCGATCGGTTCGCATACGGATTCTTGCGGTGGTTCTGGTGCTGGTCGCCGTGGGTGTGGGCGGCTGGCAACTGCTGCCGACGGGTGGCGGCGGGGCCATCACCGTCGGTACGACGGACGCGGTGACGGCCCTCGATCCGGCGGGGGCCTACGACGCAGGGTCCTGGGACCTGTTCAGCAACGTCTTCCAGTCGCTGCTCACCTTCGAGCCGGGCGGCGCGGACCCCGTGCCCGACGCCGCCAGGAGCTGCGGATTCGTCGGTACGGGCCTGACCACGTACCGGTGCACGCTGAAGGAGGGCCTCACGTTTCCCAGCGGGCACAGGATGACCGCCGAGGACGTGAAGTTCTCCTTCGACCGGGTCAGGTCCATCGACTCGGCCGTGGGACCCGCCTCGTTGTTCGACACGGTGGGTTCGGTGGACGCGAGCGGGCTCACCGTCACCTTCCATCTGTCGTCGCCGGACGCCACGTTCCCGTTCAAGGTCGCCACCGGCGCCGGTTCGATCGTCGACCGCACCCGCTACTCCGGGCACTCGCTGCGTACCGACAACGGGGTCGACGGCACGGGACCGTACACACTGAAGACGTACACGAAGGATCAGCGGGCCGTTCTGACGCCGAACTCCCGCTATCGGGGGGCGGCGCAGAGCAAGGGTGAATCCGCCGTCGTGCGCTACTACGCGACTCCCGGGAAACTCGACGCCGCCTGGAAGGCCAAGAAGGTCGACGTCGTGGCGCGCACGCTGCCGCCGAAGGTGCTCGCCGGGCTGTCGCCGAGCGATCCCGGTCATCGCGTCACGGAGGCGGCCGGCGCCGAGACCCGCAATCTGTACCTCGACGTGCGGGCCGGATCACCGCTCCACGACCGCCGGGTACGGCAGGCGCTGGCCCTGCTGGTCGACCGCGACGAGCTGGCCGCCACGACGTACCAGGGGACGGTGGATCCGCTCTACTCGCTGATCCCCGCGGGCATCACCGGGCACACGGCCTCCTTCTTCGACGCCTACCCGAAGCCCGATCCCGCGCGGGCGAAGGCGCTGCTCGCCGCCGCCGGCGTGAAGGCGCCCGTGCGCTTCACGTACGGGTACGCGAAGGGCAGGGACGCGGCCGGGGCGGAAGCCGCCGAACTCAAGCGGCAGCTGGAGCGGGGCGGACTGTTCCAGGTGACGCTCAAGGGCTACGAGTGGACCGACTTCCAGAAGCGGTACGCGGACGGCGAGCTGGACGCCTACGCCGTCGGGTGGGTCGCCGACTTCCCCGACCCGGACAACTTCACCGCGCCGCTCGTCGGCACCGGCGGCAGCATGAAGAACGGCTACAGCAGCAAGGACGTGGACCGGCGGATTCAGGACAGCCGGCAGTACGCGGACCGCAGTCGCACGGAGGAGGACTTCCGGGTGGTCCAGGACGACGTCGCCCGCGATGTTCCGCTCGTTCCGCTGTGGCAGCGCAAGGAATACGTGCTGAGCAGTGAGGCCGTGGGCGGCGGACAGTACCTGTCGGACGGCACCGGGGTCTTCCGGCTGTGGAGCCTCGACCGGATCTGA